A region from the Gossypium hirsutum isolate 1008001.06 chromosome A08, Gossypium_hirsutum_v2.1, whole genome shotgun sequence genome encodes:
- the LOC107947716 gene encoding cell wall protein IFF6: MGAFKSLALVAFLLAMLTIVSESRVVRKDLGIDLGGVGVGIGAGVGLGLGGGGSGSGAGAGSGSGSGSSSSSSSSSSSSSYSNSGSGSDAGSYAGSSAGSRAGSGSGGNKGRQGGSGHGEGYGEGSGRGNGSGNGEGYGEGHGYGEGHGSGGDN; this comes from the coding sequence ATGGGAGCATTTAAGTCCCTAGCATTGGTCGCCTTTCTCCTTGCTATGTTGACTATTGTGTCGGAGAGCAGGGTTGTAAGGAAAGACTTGGGCATCGATCTTGGTGGTGTAGGAGTAGGGATTGGAGCAGGTGTAGGGCTGGGTCTCGGAGGTGGTGGTTCAGGGTCTGGAGCTGGGGCTGGTTCTGGTTCCGGTTCTGGTTCCAGTTCCAGTTCAAGTTCAAGCTCTTCCTCTTCATCCTATTCAAACTCGGGTTCAGGGTCAGATGCAGGTTCGTATGCGGGGTCTTCTGCTGGGTCTCGAGCAGGATCAGGATCTGGTGGTAACAAGGGACGGCAAGGTGGTTCAGGTCATGGTGAGGGATATGGGGAGGGGTCAGGCAGGGGAAATGGTTCAGGCAATGGTGAAGGTTATGGCGAGGGACATGGCTATGGAGAGGGTCATGGCAGCGGTGGGGACAATTAA